A window from Xylanivirga thermophila encodes these proteins:
- a CDS encoding glycoside hydrolase family 35 protein has translation MGKLTIAKDQFLYDGKPMRILSGAIHYFRVVPEYWKDRLQKLKACGFNTVETYVPWNLHEPRPGEFCFDAGLDIEKFIRTAQELGLFVIVRPGPYICAEWEFGGLPAWLLKDPAMQLRCGYKPYLDAIDRYFDELIGRLAPLQSTNGGPIIAIQVENEYGSYGNDHEYLQYIEKGLKSRGVDVLLFTSDGACDSMLQGGTLPHIFKTVNFGSRALEQFEKLKEFQPEGPLMCMEYWNGWFDHWGEEHHSRDGQDVADVLDEMLSMGASVNFYMLHGGTNFGFMNGANCMGEYQPTVTSYDYDAPLSECGDPTEKFYAVQKVIKKYANVEDVPLDILPKMAYGTVELNEYAKLFDSLDDIGKEFKRPAPVPMEMLDQNYGFILYRTFIAGPRDESPLILQDVRDRALVFVDDQFAGVIYRDDKEPSIYIKVPKEGIKLDILVENMGRTNYGPNMLDRKGITYGVRMGQQFIYNWTIYTLEMDNLHKLNFNKGKQIECPAFYRGEFEVAKPFDTFLKLSGWTKGVCYINGFNLGRYWNAGPQQTLYIPGPLLNKGKNELIIFELENVEKPIVELIDQPLL, from the coding sequence ATGGGGAAGCTAACCATTGCAAAAGATCAGTTTTTATATGATGGCAAACCCATGCGTATATTATCAGGTGCCATACATTATTTTAGGGTAGTACCAGAATATTGGAAGGATAGACTTCAAAAGCTCAAAGCATGTGGATTTAATACGGTAGAGACATATGTACCATGGAATTTGCATGAACCACGTCCTGGGGAATTTTGCTTTGATGCTGGTTTGGATATAGAAAAATTTATTAGAACTGCTCAGGAGTTAGGGCTTTTTGTAATAGTTCGCCCTGGACCGTATATTTGTGCGGAGTGGGAGTTTGGCGGGCTACCTGCATGGCTTTTAAAGGATCCCGCTATGCAACTGAGGTGTGGATATAAGCCATATCTTGACGCGATAGACAGATATTTTGATGAACTTATAGGCAGATTAGCGCCGTTGCAATCTACCAATGGTGGTCCTATAATTGCAATACAGGTAGAAAATGAATATGGCAGCTATGGGAATGACCATGAGTATCTCCAATATATCGAAAAGGGATTAAAATCAAGGGGTGTAGATGTTTTACTCTTTACATCAGATGGAGCATGCGATAGTATGCTGCAGGGTGGTACGCTTCCGCATATATTTAAGACGGTAAACTTTGGTTCAAGGGCATTGGAACAATTTGAAAAACTAAAGGAGTTTCAACCTGAAGGACCATTAATGTGTATGGAGTATTGGAATGGTTGGTTTGATCACTGGGGCGAAGAACACCATAGCAGGGATGGTCAGGATGTTGCAGATGTACTAGATGAGATGTTGTCCATGGGAGCATCAGTAAATTTTTACATGTTACATGGAGGTACTAACTTTGGTTTTATGAATGGTGCAAATTGTATGGGAGAATACCAGCCTACAGTGACGAGTTATGATTATGATGCACCATTAAGCGAATGTGGCGATCCAACAGAAAAATTTTATGCTGTACAAAAGGTTATAAAAAAATATGCAAATGTAGAAGATGTACCTTTAGATATTTTACCTAAGATGGCATACGGCACCGTTGAGTTAAATGAATACGCAAAGCTTTTTGATTCATTGGATGATATAGGAAAAGAATTTAAAAGGCCGGCCCCTGTTCCTATGGAAATGTTGGACCAAAACTATGGTTTTATACTATATCGTACTTTTATAGCCGGTCCAAGGGATGAATCACCCCTTATACTTCAAGATGTACGGGACAGGGCATTGGTGTTTGTAGATGATCAGTTTGCAGGGGTTATATACAGGGATGATAAAGAGCCATCCATATATATAAAGGTACCAAAAGAAGGTATAAAGCTGGATATATTAGTTGAGAATATGGGACGTACAAATTATGGACCTAATATGCTTGATCGAAAAGGTATAACATATGGAGTAAGGATGGGACAGCAATTCATATATAATTGGACTATATATACTTTGGAGATGGATAATCTCCATAAATTGAACTTTAATAAAGGTAAACAGATAGAATGTCCGGCGTTTTACCGGGGAGAGTTTGAAGTAGCTAAACCATTTGATACATTTTTAAAGCTGTCTGGTTGGACAAAAGGTGTGTGTTATATAAATGGTTTTAATCTGGGACGATATTGGAATGCTGGACC